One stretch of Aquimarina sp. Aq107 DNA includes these proteins:
- a CDS encoding sensor histidine kinase, producing the protein MNNYILIFIIIIYLALLFGIALWAEKKAKSSWVNNAYVYTLSLAVYCSAWTYYGSVGIAATSGISFLTTYLGPVIAFPLWIIVLKKIIRISKEQKISSIADFVSLRYGNNRFLGALVTIICVISIVPYISLQLKAVSETFAIISIDTSLSSASIFQDTTFYVALLLAVFAAFFGTQLTDATRRRQGIVFSVAVESVLKLVFFLTIGIYVTYFLFDGTTDIYNKISKVENFESLTTLNGLEAGINWYFMIALSFFAIFLLPRQFQVSVIENTSEKHLKKAIWLFPLYLLLFNLFVIFVAWGGKLSLSENLNPDYYTLLLPLQNDNIFLATLVFLGGFSAVISMVVVSTLALSVMLSNNLIIPYGFLDKFSRSHPERNAYYIKNIRRIAIFTLIVGAYLFYINFNVQLSLFSIGQISFVVISQLAPAFFIGLFWNRGSAIAAKASIITGTLITVYTLILPFVMDIILGDTGFIRNGAFGIELLKPYELFGIDFMTPVTHAFFWSLFFNTLVYLSVSLSRKGNYRERNYAEMFVNNSYNSLQESAYVWKGEAYVSDIRNLLTKFLGATRTERALKLFYKKYGLSINEEKADARLINFSEKLLTGSIGGASSRILIASVVKEQPVTLVEVLKILEESKKTISTNKFLKQRSNELIELTEELKQANEELKLQDKIKDEFLDTVAHELKTPITSIRAAAEVLLDDEDDMPSELKTQFLSTVLMDAKRLSRLIHNILDLEKLSSGREIFDKKNNNLVDTLKQIIIGVSTITKQKEIKIITSDLPDKILVFYDEDRMQQVFTNVLSNAIKFVENKNGLITITLSEVDSLVRIIIQDNGKGISEEDRKYIFDKFYQSNNQNIKKPVGSGLGLAICKQIMEGHSGKIWIDDSFSKGARFIIDLPKNVIS; encoded by the coding sequence ATGAATAATTATATTTTAATATTCATAATTATAATATATCTGGCGCTTTTGTTTGGGATTGCTCTATGGGCAGAAAAAAAAGCAAAAAGTAGTTGGGTCAATAATGCATATGTATATACTTTATCTCTAGCAGTTTATTGCTCAGCTTGGACATATTATGGAAGTGTTGGAATTGCAGCGACTTCTGGTATAAGCTTTCTTACAACATATTTGGGGCCGGTAATTGCATTTCCGCTATGGATTATAGTATTAAAAAAGATAATAAGAATATCTAAAGAACAGAAGATATCAAGTATCGCTGATTTTGTTTCTTTACGTTATGGTAACAATCGATTTCTGGGAGCGTTGGTAACTATAATTTGTGTGATTAGTATTGTGCCATATATTTCATTGCAATTAAAAGCGGTTTCCGAAACATTTGCAATTATTTCTATTGACACAAGTCTTTCTTCAGCTTCAATTTTCCAAGACACTACGTTTTACGTAGCATTATTATTAGCTGTTTTTGCAGCGTTTTTTGGAACTCAACTTACTGATGCTACCAGAAGAAGACAAGGAATTGTGTTTTCTGTTGCGGTAGAATCAGTTTTAAAATTAGTTTTCTTTTTAACAATTGGTATTTACGTCACTTATTTTTTATTTGATGGTACGACTGATATTTATAATAAAATTTCCAAAGTTGAAAATTTTGAATCACTGACTACACTTAATGGTTTAGAAGCTGGTATTAATTGGTATTTTATGATCGCATTGTCGTTTTTTGCTATTTTTCTATTACCGAGACAATTTCAGGTTTCGGTTATAGAAAACACATCAGAAAAGCACTTAAAGAAGGCAATTTGGTTATTTCCATTATATCTTTTGTTATTTAATTTATTTGTAATATTTGTTGCCTGGGGAGGAAAATTAAGTCTTAGCGAAAACCTTAATCCAGATTATTATACATTGTTGTTGCCATTACAAAATGATAATATATTTCTAGCTACTCTAGTCTTTTTAGGAGGGTTTTCTGCTGTAATTTCTATGGTAGTAGTTTCTACATTGGCGTTATCAGTGATGTTAAGTAATAATCTAATTATTCCTTACGGTTTTCTTGATAAGTTTAGTAGAAGTCACCCAGAACGAAATGCCTATTATATAAAAAACATTAGAAGGATTGCAATCTTTACATTGATTGTTGGAGCCTATTTGTTTTATATTAATTTTAATGTACAATTATCTTTGTTTTCAATCGGACAAATTTCTTTTGTAGTTATATCACAATTAGCACCAGCATTTTTTATTGGATTGTTTTGGAATAGAGGTTCTGCGATTGCCGCTAAAGCATCCATAATTACGGGAACATTGATAACAGTGTATACATTAATCTTACCATTCGTAATGGATATTATATTGGGTGATACTGGTTTTATTCGCAATGGAGCTTTTGGGATAGAACTATTAAAACCCTATGAATTATTTGGGATAGATTTTATGACACCGGTTACTCACGCATTTTTCTGGAGTTTGTTTTTTAATACGTTGGTATATCTATCGGTTTCTCTTTCTAGAAAAGGGAATTACAGAGAACGTAATTATGCCGAAATGTTTGTGAATAATAGTTATAATTCTCTTCAGGAGAGTGCATATGTATGGAAAGGAGAAGCCTATGTTTCAGATATTAGAAACCTATTAACTAAATTTCTTGGTGCTACCAGAACCGAAAGAGCTTTGAAATTATTTTATAAAAAATATGGTTTATCTATTAATGAAGAAAAAGCAGATGCTCGATTAATTAATTTTTCAGAAAAACTTTTAACCGGAAGCATTGGAGGAGCTTCTTCACGAATCTTAATTGCTAGTGTTGTAAAAGAACAACCTGTTACGTTGGTAGAAGTTTTAAAAATTTTAGAAGAAAGTAAAAAAACAATTTCAACAAATAAATTTTTAAAACAAAGATCAAATGAACTTATTGAACTAACAGAAGAGTTAAAACAAGCGAATGAAGAATTGAAACTTCAGGATAAAATAAAGGATGAATTTTTAGACACAGTAGCACATGAACTTAAAACTCCTATTACATCTATAAGAGCGGCAGCAGAAGTTTTATTAGATGATGAAGATGATATGCCAAGTGAATTGAAAACACAATTCTTAAGTACTGTTCTAATGGATGCAAAAAGACTTTCTCGATTAATACATAATATACTTGATTTAGAGAAATTGTCTTCTGGTAGAGAAATTTTTGATAAAAAGAATAATAATTTGGTTGATACTTTAAAACAAATAATTATTGGAGTATCAACAATTACAAAACAAAAGGAAATTAAAATTATTACCTCTGACTTACCTGATAAAATTCTTGTTTTTTATGATGAGGATAGAATGCAACAAGTCTTTACTAATGTTTTGTCTAATGCGATTAAATTTGTAGAGAATAAAAATGGATTGATAACAATTACACTTTCAGAAGTTGATAGTCTTGTTAGAATAATAATACAAGATAATGGGAAAGGCATTTCCGAGGAAGATAGAAAATACATTTTTGATAAGTTTTACCAGTCAAATAATCAAAATATTAAGAAACCTGTTGGTAGCGGATTAGGATTGGCTATCTGTAAACAAATTATGGAAGGACATTCTGGTAAAATATGGATTGATGATTCTTTTAGTAAAGGAGCCAGGTTTATTATTGATTTGCCCAAAAATGTAATAAGCTAA
- a CDS encoding sodium:solute symporter family protein: MNVQLWTYIIVGITFALYIGIAIWSRAGSTKEFYVAGGGVSPLANGMATAADWMSAASFISMAGIIAFAGYDGAVYLMGWTGGYVLLALLLAPYLRKFGKFTVPDFIGDRYYSKTARSVAVFCALLVSFTYVAGQMRGVGIVFSRFLEVEINTGVIIGMIIVLFYAVLGGMKGITYTQVAQYCVLIFAFMVPAIFISIQMTGNPIPQLGFGGTVTDSSEMYLLDKLDGLSTELGFAAYTDGSKSLLDVFAITLALMVGTAGLPHVIVRFFTVKRVKDARKSAGYALLLIAILYTTAPAVAVFAKTNLIESVQNKKYEELPAWFKNWEDTGLLGWVDKNKDGQVQYSSGHAVEGNKNKPVFDGKNRGEKGERVITNVNAATKNELFVDRDIMVLANPEIANLPNWVIALVAAGGLAAALSTAAGLLLVISSSVSHDLIKKMIKPDISEKGELIAARLSAVAAVCVAGYFGINPPGFVAAVVALAFGLAAASFFPAIVLGIFYKRMNKEGAIAGMVVGILCMLLYMIKYKLGWFDETLPSSSEWWFGISPEGFGAVAMVINFIVSIVVCKLTAAPPQDVQEIVENIRIPSGAGEAVNH; encoded by the coding sequence ATGAATGTTCAATTATGGACTTATATTATCGTAGGAATTACGTTTGCATTATATATAGGTATTGCAATCTGGTCAAGAGCGGGATCTACCAAAGAATTTTATGTTGCTGGAGGTGGAGTTTCGCCATTAGCTAATGGTATGGCTACAGCTGCAGATTGGATGAGTGCAGCTTCTTTTATTTCCATGGCAGGAATTATTGCTTTTGCGGGATATGATGGTGCAGTTTATTTAATGGGATGGACTGGTGGTTATGTGTTGTTAGCATTATTATTGGCGCCATATCTCCGGAAATTCGGAAAATTTACAGTCCCAGATTTTATTGGTGATCGGTATTATTCTAAAACAGCTAGATCAGTAGCAGTGTTCTGTGCATTGTTGGTTTCTTTTACTTATGTAGCTGGACAGATGAGAGGTGTGGGAATTGTGTTTTCTCGTTTTTTAGAAGTTGAGATTAATACAGGTGTAATTATTGGGATGATTATAGTTCTTTTTTACGCAGTATTAGGAGGTATGAAGGGGATTACATACACGCAAGTAGCACAATATTGTGTTTTGATATTTGCTTTTATGGTTCCAGCAATTTTTATCTCTATTCAAATGACTGGGAATCCGATTCCTCAGTTAGGATTTGGAGGTACTGTAACCGACAGCTCCGAAATGTATTTATTAGATAAGTTAGACGGACTTAGTACTGAACTTGGTTTTGCAGCTTATACTGATGGTTCTAAATCATTATTAGATGTTTTTGCAATTACATTAGCTTTAATGGTTGGTACCGCAGGTTTGCCGCACGTGATTGTTCGTTTCTTCACGGTAAAACGAGTTAAAGATGCTCGTAAATCGGCAGGATATGCACTTCTTTTGATTGCAATTTTATATACAACAGCACCGGCGGTTGCGGTTTTTGCAAAAACTAATTTGATAGAATCAGTTCAGAATAAGAAATATGAAGAACTGCCAGCATGGTTTAAAAACTGGGAAGATACTGGTTTATTAGGATGGGTAGATAAGAACAAAGATGGTCAAGTTCAATATTCGAGTGGTCACGCGGTGGAAGGAAATAAGAATAAACCTGTATTTGATGGGAAAAATCGCGGTGAAAAAGGTGAACGAGTAATTACAAATGTTAATGCGGCTACAAAAAACGAACTTTTTGTAGATCGAGATATTATGGTTTTAGCGAATCCTGAGATTGCAAACCTACCAAACTGGGTAATAGCATTAGTTGCTGCAGGAGGATTGGCAGCTGCTTTATCCACAGCAGCTGGTTTGTTACTTGTGATTTCTTCTTCAGTATCTCATGATTTGATAAAGAAAATGATTAAACCGGATATTTCTGAAAAAGGAGAGTTGATTGCTGCACGTCTTTCTGCAGTAGCAGCAGTATGTGTTGCTGGTTATTTTGGTATTAATCCACCTGGATTTGTAGCGGCAGTAGTAGCCTTGGCCTTCGGTTTGGCAGCCGCATCATTTTTTCCAGCAATTGTATTAGGTATATTTTATAAGAGAATGAATAAAGAAGGTGCAATAGCCGGAATGGTAGTTGGTATTTTATGTATGCTGTTGTATATGATAAAATATAAATTAGGTTGGTTTGATGAAACACTTCCTTCATCTAGTGAATGGTGGTTTGGTATTTCTCCAGAAGGTTTTGGTGCAGTAGCTATGGTTATTAATTTTATAGTTTCTATTGTAGTGTGTAAACTTACTGCGGCACCGCCTCAAGATGTTCAAGAAATTGTAGAAAATATTAGAATACCGAGCGGAGCAGGAGAAGCCGTAAATCATTAA
- a CDS encoding response regulator transcription factor: protein MQKKILIVDDEPNIVMSLEYTFKKQNYEVFIARDGSEAIQILETQIPDVVLLDIMMPNVDGYQTIEYIRKNPKTENIKVVFLSAKNKTADIEKGLEMGADKYLLKPFSVKKVVAEIKTLIE, encoded by the coding sequence ATGCAGAAAAAAATATTAATAGTAGATGATGAGCCTAATATAGTAATGTCTCTAGAATATACTTTTAAAAAACAAAATTATGAAGTTTTTATAGCTAGAGATGGAAGTGAAGCTATTCAGATTTTAGAAACACAGATACCTGACGTAGTATTATTGGATATAATGATGCCCAATGTGGATGGATATCAAACAATTGAATATATAAGAAAGAATCCAAAAACAGAAAATATTAAAGTAGTCTTCTTAAGTGCTAAAAACAAAACTGCTGATATAGAAAAAGGGTTAGAAATGGGGGCTGACAAATATTTATTAAAACCATTTTCGGTTAAAAAAGTAGTGGCGGAAATAAAAACCTTGATTGAATAG